Part of the Ctenopharyngodon idella isolate HZGC_01 chromosome 8, HZGC01, whole genome shotgun sequence genome, tactgtatatcgtttatgtttttaaatactcAGATCCTAATCTTTAATACTAAATTTATTCACAACACTTAATCTTGGGTTTCCAGGCAGATGTGCAGTCACTTCACatttacatgttaaataaatattacaattcttcagtaaaaaaatgcattcacgTGCTCTAAAATGCTTGTCATGACGACAGTCAATCTTATCAAAACATTACCAATGATATTCAAATACCTAATTAATTGGAAATAGAGTAGATTTTCTTGATTAAGAAGGCAGAATGTATCTATTAATCACAGGTAAAAGTAATCTCTGCTTTAAAAACATGATTGTAGAGCTCATATACTGCACTGTCAATAGTTTTAGTCCATGTTGAGCACATGTGATCAACTGTACAAGCTCTATCTTGTCATTAGAGGGCAGTCTAGTGTATCTAGTGCTGCTGTCTGAAGCTATTTGACCAAAGTGTGATCCATAACCTGAACTAAACACCCACCATTTGAAACCTGATGAACATTTATGTGCCCGTCCACACCTACCAGCTAGTGTAAGTCAAAACTCATGTACTGTTCGTGTTCTGCCCGTACGGTGAACACACACCTGTAGGTCACGGGCTCTCTCGTTGGACTGATACGCGATCTTCTCCTCCATGCTGGCCAACTCTTGCTTCAGGTTCAGGATCTCGTTCTGGTGGAGCTCCGTCAGATCGCTCACTTGTTCCTCTAAACGCTCGCACCtacaaaacacagaaaacacccAGTCACTTCCTGTACAACTGACAGAGACAAACATGTGGGTGATTGAGCTGTAATGTGAGTGTGAGGGATTTTGAGACTTTGGTCTTTACTCATATAGACATAATCATCTCTCTAAAACAATGTGTGTTTGTTAGAGAGTGATGGAGCTTCACTGTTCCTACTGTGAAAAGGGAAGTTTTCAAAGACGACACCACAAACTGCTGACTCATGGATTCATTTCAGACAGCTTTAACCTcaagcccatttctgccacataagagAACAAAAACATGCTTTGGTAAGTTGGGTATGTGACAAGTCAAAATTATGGTATACCAAGCCGTAATTATGAGACtaaaaattagaaattttgagataaaaagtagaaattatgactTTCTATACCATAATAACTTTTTGTcagtcaatttttattttatttttaagtcaaaattataacataattatgtctttttatatcaatttttaattatgaaaattatGGCATACCAAGTCAATTATTCATAACTTATTATTATAACACTAAGTTATGGGATTATGAAATTATGATCTTTAATatcataatttaaatgttttaatgtcataattatgacttaagaCATCATTTTGAACttatatcattttaaattagtATAATATAGCATGATTTTTCCCGTTATGTGTGGAAATGGTCTTCCATATAACTGCACTaaacagaagaaaacaaacacctGAGTTCTTTCATTCCTGTCATTCCAAAAGCACAAAGTCTGAAGAATTTCCACaaagctcttttccatacataAACAGTTAAAAAAGATCACACCTGTTAAGctcaacaaaaaatatatgatGTGATGTTCTGCATTCTACTAGAGCTCTAAAATCCCAACATACAGTATGAAATAACCAGGGTAAAGTAAAGTTAACCAAGGACTGCTGTACACCACACTGCTTAAAATACAAGCACACTCAGTTTTGGAACAGCATGTCCAGTAAACAACGACTGAAcgttcagttttgggtgaaccacTGCAAAGCTAAAATTATCCATTAGTTTCAAAGCATGTTGATTCTTCAGctatttttgtgcttttgttattATAAACCAACAGAAAAATTCTTGATCACGAGCTGGACATTTAGGAAAGAAATATGTTTGTCCATTCATCGGtgaagctctctctctctctctctctctctctctctctctctctctcactttctcatTTTCCTTCTCAATCTTTTACCATTTAAGAGGAAAAAGTCTAAGTTGAGGCTATTTCAGGCCACAAATCTGGTGGGTCATGACCCCAAATAAATTTAAGCAGATAAATTTGATAAATTTTCGATAAATTTAAGCAGTCCTGCCAACTGAAAACTgcacacatatatttatataccctgatgtaaacaaaactaAATCTCTATCAATATCAATGACAATTTTGACTGTCGGCACAATATATCCGGTCATATCGCCAAGCCCTAtccataattattttaatgtatatttgaatgtttgattATCAGCACATTTTTGTTGACTTTTGTACACTTAATTTTGGTTCTATGTTGGGCTGGCACTTGATTATTTTGACATAACACTGTCAAAACTAACACTGGGTTATTTTTtcaacccaaacactgggttgagAATGTTGGGTACAGACTCTGGGTTGATTTGACCCAGTTTGGGTTGATAATCATTCATGATCAAAATGCTTGGGAACGCGGACGCAAACGGTTCTATGTGTGTTGATGCTGCTTCGCCTATGCGTGTTCACAGGAACATGTTTGGAAATTGAAGAAAACTAATCAAATGTTCCCTTTCTGACCCAGTGCTGGGTTGCCAAAAtgacccaaattgggttgtttttagccCAGCATATTTTTGAGTGTATGATCTGTGTCCTGAAGCAAAActataaattaaagctgcaagcagcgatgaaagggccctcgctcCTGTGCCACCGCCACCtggtgggcaatatgcatttaagtatataaatataggaggataatgtcagtcatttgtatttgccacacttcctgctaccagctggtggcgctatgactataactaaattttggcatgtagatgtctccAGGCCAGGGCACTTATCAAGGAGGAGTTCATtgaagtacaacgtctggaaatggcaaaaactgcaaaaattttgcagagaaaattcaaaatatctcacttcctgttgggttttcagattttgcaccccgggacttttttgtaggtattgggctgttacatgtgtgtactgAATGTCATACCTGAACGTGAAACGTAGCACAAAGGCTGCTTCaatgaaattttgtaggtggcgctatcgagccattttgccacacctaattctgacgtaaattttcaccacttctgacgcgtgtgcaaagtttcatgagttttctagcatgtttaggcccccaaatatgcgattcatttcggagaagaagaataactgaccgagcaattacaataggttCCTTACACCACCGGTGCTCGGGCACTAATAAGCTTTCCTGCTGTCGTCGCACGTCGCATCTGAGGTCTGTGTGAACCAGGGtcgccaggttttcacaacaaaacccccCAATTTCTACTTACAACTAGCctaaaactagcccaatcacaTTTCGGGTCCCCAGTAAAAATTGTTCCGGGAGGATAAAATCTGCTTTTTGGCAGGGTTTCCCTGGTAAAATTCatattccaggggctaaatatcatgttttttggggtcgcttcaacccacagacatgaaaaacaacccacggcaacaGTCTTAAAGTACACAAATTACGCGTgaaaaccacagacttggcaacactgggaTGAGCATGCGTgttccgtgtgtgtgtgtacctgaaCTTCTCCTCCTGCAGCGCTTGCTTCAATAGCGAGCAGTCTTTCAGATAACCGCTCTTCAGACTCTCCAAAGACTCCTCCAGCTGTGCCTGTGTGTCCCGCAGCTCCTGCACCTCCTGCAGCAACATGTCCCAGCTGCCGCCGTGTCCCCTCTCTAACGTGTTCCCTCTGGAGCTGGGAGGACCTCCGGGCGCTCCCGTCACGCTGTGGGCTCCCACCGACCCCGAGGTCGTACTCGAACAGTCCTCGTCACTGTCAAACTTCGGACTGGACTGCAGGTGTCCAGCAGCAGATCCCAGAGAGCGTCCGGTCACGGTGTCCTCGCCGTCCTCCGCGACGTTGATGTTATCAGCACTTCCGAACCGGTTGCGAATCAGTGAGGCGATCTCGCGAGGTTTGGAGGCCACGGCCCCAGCGGCGGAGTGTGTGGCGTGGGAGAAACTCGACAGTCCCCCCTTGACGCTGTCCACCACACCTTCGCTGAGGCCTGTGATGACTCTGGCGCCCACGTCCCGCAGGCCCTGCTGCATGTCCCGCAGCACATCTTTGGGCTGCCGCTGCACGCCGCTGTGCTCCGCCTCACGCAGCCGCCGGTGGTAATGCTCGAGCTTACGCTGCAGCTGGGCGATGCTCGCTGCCGACTTCTGGTTCTTCTTCTCAAACACCTGAAGAATCATTGTGAGGAAGAAGAAGGCAGGGAGAAAACCAAAACAGATTAAAAGATGGAGGGAGAGTGAGGGACACCATCACACTGACAGTAACATTTTCTACCCAAACACTAGTCTGTTTCATTCGTCCATCACTCTTATAGGCTGGCAAGAAATAGCCAACACTCATTGAAAACTAATGACCACAATTACTCAAGCTATTCTTCAGTTTTTGCGCATACACTAGTAACGTGAATTTCATCATCAGCACAATACATGTGAAGCCTGATTTTTATAACCACACGCACTCTATATATCTGTACCATTTTTGCACAAATTAGtttgtccacaaggtggcaacactgGCCCGGTTCATTGTTTCACagttgagaaaa contains:
- the tmcc1a gene encoding transmembrane and coiled-coil domains protein 1 isoform X5 — translated: MQCGLKCPVIMRRGGDPQERQLKACVPEVLSKGMCTDTPVAAETVLIISSFLQSTNHTQRIERLEGGLAQAVSYGADGSLLGSEDAGLDPQRTRQAIAQLQQKILKLTEQLRIEQAARDENVAEYLKLASNANDKQQSSRIKQVFEKKNQKSAASIAQLQRKLEHYHRRLREAEHSGVQRQPKDVLRDMQQGLRDVGARVITGLSEGVVDSVKGGLSSFSHATHSAAGAVASKPREIASLIRNRFGSADNINVAEDGEDTVTGRSLGSAAGHLQSSPKFDSDEDCSSTTSGSVGAHSVTGAPGGPPSSRGNTLERGHGGSWDMLLQEVQELRDTQAQLEESLESLKSGYLKDCSLLKQALQEEKFRCERLEEQVSDLTELHQNEILNLKQELASMEEKIAYQSNERARDLQVCVHRTGRTRTVHEF
- the tmcc1a gene encoding transmembrane and coiled-coil domains protein 1 isoform X4; this translates as MVQRFSLRRQYSQIERLEGGLAQAVSYGADGSLLGSEDAGLDPQRTRQAIAQLQQKILKLTEQLRIEQAARDENVAEYLKLASNANDKQQSSRIKQVFEKKNQKSAASIAQLQRKLEHYHRRLREAEHSGVQRQPKDVLRDMQQGLRDVGARVITGLSEGVVDSVKGGLSSFSHATHSAAGAVASKPREIASLIRNRFGSADNINVAEDGEDTVTGRSLGSAAGHLQSSPKFDSDEDCSSTTSGSVGAHSVTGAPGGPPSSRGNTLERGHGGSWDMLLQEVQELRDTQAQLEESLESLKSGYLKDCSLLKQALQEEKFRCERLEEQVSDLTELHQNEILNLKQELASMEEKIAYQSNERARDLQEALEACQTRVSKMELQQQQQQVVQLEGLENATARTLLGKLINVLLALMAVLLVFVSTVANCVVPLMKTRSRSVSSLLLFLLFAVLWRNWDTFSGHTYRFLHVPR
- the tmcc1a gene encoding transmembrane and coiled-coil domains protein 1 isoform X2, with product MISPMDVILNLITPDSSPSTSPTNTIERLEGGLAQAVSYGADGSLLGSEDAGLDPQRTRQAIAQLQQKILKLTEQLRIEQAARDENVAEYLKLASNANDKQQSSRIKQVFEKKNQKSAASIAQLQRKLEHYHRRLREAEHSGVQRQPKDVLRDMQQGLRDVGARVITGLSEGVVDSVKGGLSSFSHATHSAAGAVASKPREIASLIRNRFGSADNINVAEDGEDTVTGRSLGSAAGHLQSSPKFDSDEDCSSTTSGSVGAHSVTGAPGGPPSSRGNTLERGHGGSWDMLLQEVQELRDTQAQLEESLESLKSGYLKDCSLLKQALQEEKFRCERLEEQVSDLTELHQNEILNLKQELASMEEKIAYQSNERARDLQEALEACQTRVSKMELQQQQQQVVQLEGLENATARTLLGKLINVLLALMAVLLVFVSTVANCVVPLMKTRSRSVSSLLLFLLFAVLWRNWDTFSGHTYRFLHVPR
- the tmcc1a gene encoding transmembrane and coiled-coil domains protein 1 isoform X3, with product MHWEQLLRANNGKIERLEGGLAQAVSYGADGSLLGSEDAGLDPQRTRQAIAQLQQKILKLTEQLRIEQAARDENVAEYLKLASNANDKQQSSRIKQVFEKKNQKSAASIAQLQRKLEHYHRRLREAEHSGVQRQPKDVLRDMQQGLRDVGARVITGLSEGVVDSVKGGLSSFSHATHSAAGAVASKPREIASLIRNRFGSADNINVAEDGEDTVTGRSLGSAAGHLQSSPKFDSDEDCSSTTSGSVGAHSVTGAPGGPPSSRGNTLERGHGGSWDMLLQEVQELRDTQAQLEESLESLKSGYLKDCSLLKQALQEEKFRCERLEEQVSDLTELHQNEILNLKQELASMEEKIAYQSNERARDLQEALEACQTRVSKMELQQQQQQVVQLEGLENATARTLLGKLINVLLALMAVLLVFVSTVANCVVPLMKTRSRSVSSLLLFLLFAVLWRNWDTFSGHTYRFLHVPR
- the tmcc1a gene encoding transmembrane and coiled-coil domains protein 1 isoform X1 — its product is MQCGLKCPVIMRRGGDPQERQLKACVPEVLSKGMCTDTPVAAETVLIISSFLQSTNHTQRIERLEGGLAQAVSYGADGSLLGSEDAGLDPQRTRQAIAQLQQKILKLTEQLRIEQAARDENVAEYLKLASNANDKQQSSRIKQVFEKKNQKSAASIAQLQRKLEHYHRRLREAEHSGVQRQPKDVLRDMQQGLRDVGARVITGLSEGVVDSVKGGLSSFSHATHSAAGAVASKPREIASLIRNRFGSADNINVAEDGEDTVTGRSLGSAAGHLQSSPKFDSDEDCSSTTSGSVGAHSVTGAPGGPPSSRGNTLERGHGGSWDMLLQEVQELRDTQAQLEESLESLKSGYLKDCSLLKQALQEEKFRCERLEEQVSDLTELHQNEILNLKQELASMEEKIAYQSNERARDLQEALEACQTRVSKMELQQQQQQVVQLEGLENATARTLLGKLINVLLALMAVLLVFVSTVANCVVPLMKTRSRSVSSLLLFLLFAVLWRNWDTFSGHTYRFLHVPR